The Saccharomonospora cyanea NA-134 genome includes a region encoding these proteins:
- a CDS encoding decaprenylphospho-beta-D-erythro-pentofuranosid-2-ulose 2-reductase, whose amino-acid sequence MIDAVGNPQSLLLLGGTSDIALAIAEKYLSARPLRVVLAARPSQRRDEAAERLKAAGADVASIDFDALDTDSHPAVLDQAFADGDIDVTVVAFGLLGDAEQAWQDHATAVRLATVNYTAAVSVGVPLARKLREQGHGKVIALSSVAGERVRRSNFVYGSTKAGFDGFYLGLGEALRPHGVTVTVVRPGQVRTKMTEGMGKAPLEQTAPQVAEIAVNAAREGRDLVWAPGAFRLVMSVLRHVPRPIFRKLPI is encoded by the coding sequence GTGATCGACGCCGTGGGCAACCCCCAGTCGTTGCTGCTGCTCGGCGGCACCTCGGACATCGCGCTCGCGATCGCGGAGAAGTATCTGTCGGCCCGGCCGTTGCGGGTGGTGCTGGCGGCGCGGCCGTCACAGCGCCGCGACGAGGCGGCCGAGCGGTTGAAGGCCGCCGGGGCCGACGTGGCGAGCATCGACTTCGATGCCCTCGACACCGACTCCCACCCCGCCGTGCTCGACCAGGCGTTCGCCGACGGTGACATCGACGTCACCGTGGTGGCGTTCGGGCTGCTCGGCGACGCGGAGCAGGCCTGGCAGGACCACGCCACGGCGGTTCGGCTGGCCACGGTGAACTACACCGCCGCCGTGTCGGTCGGCGTGCCGCTGGCGCGGAAGCTGCGGGAGCAGGGGCACGGCAAGGTGATCGCGCTGTCGTCGGTGGCCGGTGAGCGCGTGCGCCGGTCGAACTTCGTCTACGGCTCCACGAAGGCCGGTTTCGACGGTTTCTACCTCGGACTCGGCGAGGCCCTGCGGCCCCACGGTGTGACGGTGACGGTGGTCCGGCCGGGCCAGGTCCGCACGAAGATGACCGAGGGAATGGGCAAGGCTCCGCTGGAGCAGACCGCCCCGCAGGTCGCCGAGATCGCCGTGAACGCCGCCCGCGAGGGCAGGGACCTGGTATGGGCGCCGGGTGCGTTCCGCCTGGTCATGTCGGTGCTGCGCCACGTTCCGCGACCGATCTTCCGCAAGCTGCCGATCTAG
- a CDS encoding WXG100 family type VII secretion target — protein MTGYEVHAEALLEHSKGSQASAENFASLASLLEQARVSDDCFGPIGEFMAFAYFNGLEECQALANDAKGFLEEIAEKTTQAAKMYQQSDEAVGDGMKQIDSALSQVSTGPGSLADLNSAGGDKQRSFVEQHGGYGSSWLKTGHSLSTATSPPDIAIATVHTRLEQLQLVTSPGQAFIDNGLGFLIGIVISPFVEFILEPAIGDPDQMRSTAMGWEKVAEWLDTAGEDEKKRAEATAEAWQGPAGDAFRTQLNEFGDGSAAFADNIRDLKQILETAADLFDMFVEIVIDILTELVLGLIIEWLAALAASWITAGASVAAAGAATTAQVGITGTRLGLKVKDLVSKLGPLVRRLEDILVTLRNGPLRGLMQQSQRLRGMPGGDFLHRQLGAQSPLYRIVANADDAGRSVTGNHFMGSRGLSNTGSDALAANLSELGLRAMGMNGTTRVGTAALHGTMENAPTTAVEQGVKHGYHETTTSDEQQRQEDIDRGFSL, from the coding sequence GTGACCGGCTACGAAGTACATGCCGAAGCTCTGCTCGAACACAGCAAGGGCTCGCAGGCGTCCGCCGAGAACTTCGCGAGCCTGGCGAGTCTGCTCGAACAGGCGCGCGTCAGCGACGACTGCTTCGGCCCGATCGGCGAGTTCATGGCTTTCGCCTACTTCAACGGCCTGGAGGAGTGCCAGGCGCTGGCGAACGACGCCAAGGGCTTCCTTGAGGAGATCGCGGAGAAGACCACCCAGGCCGCCAAGATGTACCAGCAGTCCGACGAGGCGGTCGGCGACGGCATGAAGCAGATCGACAGCGCGTTGTCGCAGGTCAGCACCGGGCCGGGCTCGCTGGCGGACCTCAACTCGGCTGGTGGCGACAAGCAGCGGAGCTTCGTGGAGCAGCACGGCGGATACGGCAGTTCGTGGCTCAAGACGGGGCACAGCCTGTCCACCGCCACGAGTCCGCCCGACATCGCCATCGCCACCGTCCACACCCGGCTCGAACAGCTCCAACTCGTCACCAGCCCGGGGCAGGCGTTCATCGACAACGGCCTGGGCTTCCTCATCGGTATCGTCATCAGCCCGTTCGTCGAGTTCATCCTCGAACCCGCCATCGGCGACCCCGACCAGATGCGCAGCACGGCGATGGGCTGGGAGAAGGTCGCCGAATGGCTCGACACGGCGGGTGAGGACGAGAAGAAACGTGCCGAGGCCACCGCCGAGGCGTGGCAGGGCCCGGCAGGGGACGCCTTCCGAACCCAGCTGAACGAGTTCGGCGACGGCTCCGCCGCGTTCGCCGACAACATCAGGGACCTCAAGCAGATCCTCGAAACGGCTGCCGACCTGTTCGACATGTTCGTCGAGATCGTGATCGACATCCTCACGGAGCTGGTGCTCGGGCTCATCATCGAGTGGCTCGCGGCACTCGCGGCTTCGTGGATCACCGCGGGTGCGTCGGTGGCCGCCGCCGGTGCCGCCACCACCGCGCAGGTCGGCATCACCGGGACGCGCCTAGGCCTGAAGGTCAAGGACCTCGTCAGCAAGCTCGGGCCGCTGGTGCGCAGGCTGGAGGACATCCTGGTCACCCTCCGCAACGGTCCCCTGCGTGGGCTCATGCAGCAGTCGCAGCGCCTGCGGGGCATGCCGGGCGGTGACTTCCTGCACCGCCAGCTCGGCGCTCAGAGCCCGCTGTACCGCATCGTCGCGAACGCCGACGACGCGGGCAGGTCGGTCACCGGCAACCACTTCATGGGCAGCCGCGGGTTGAGCAACACCGGCTCCGACGCCCTCGCCGCGAACCTCAGCGAGCTCGGGCTCCGCGCCATGGGCATGAACGGCACGACCAGGGTGGGCACCGCGGCGCTTCACGGCACCATGGAGAACGCGCCGACCACCGCTGTCGAGCAGGGTGTCAAGCACGGTTACCACGAAACCACCACCTCCGACGAGCAGCAGCGTCAGGAGGACATCGACCGAGGGTTCAGTCTCTGA
- a CDS encoding YbaB/EbfC family nucleoid-associated protein, whose protein sequence is MGSEERLEQALRSFQEQAKKASELKEKLSELRGHARNADGSVTVTVAPSGAVLGLQLSPLAMRRSHTQLQQEILATIRQATQQAAATMQATVEPVLGDKMQRFREAFQAQSVTPLGPSAPPPASSLPPPGQQPGQPLGTQPGQQPGRQQAQPPPPQPAQHPGQQPLRSAPRTRRPVEEPDDEDFNGPILR, encoded by the coding sequence GTGGGTAGCGAGGAACGGCTGGAACAGGCTCTGCGCTCCTTCCAGGAGCAGGCCAAGAAGGCGTCCGAGCTCAAGGAGAAGCTCTCCGAGTTACGGGGGCACGCCCGCAACGCCGACGGGTCGGTGACGGTCACCGTGGCGCCGTCGGGCGCGGTGCTGGGGCTCCAGCTCTCGCCCCTGGCCATGCGCCGCAGCCACACCCAGCTTCAGCAGGAGATCCTGGCCACCATCCGGCAGGCCACCCAGCAGGCCGCCGCCACGATGCAGGCGACGGTGGAACCGGTCCTCGGCGACAAGATGCAACGCTTCAGGGAAGCGTTCCAGGCACAGAGCGTGACACCCCTCGGCCCCAGCGCGCCGCCGCCCGCGTCGTCGTTGCCACCGCCGGGACAGCAACCGGGACAGCCGCTGGGGACACAGCCGGGACAGCAGCCGGGTCGACAACAAGCCCAGCCGCCTCCCCCGCAGCCCGCGCAGCACCCGGGACAGCAGCCCCTCAGGTCCGCACCACGCACTCGGCGTCCCGTGGAGGAACCGGACGACGAGGACTTCAACGGCCCGATCCTGCGCTGA
- a CDS encoding FAD-binding oxidoreductase: MSTERRTLTGWGRTAPTTADVLSTPDVDVIARAVTEAGGRGVIARGLGRSYGDPAQNAGGLVIDMTALDRIHSIDPDSAEVDVDAGVSLDALMRAALPYGLWVPVLPGTRQVTIGGAIANDIHGKNHHSAGSFGNHVVSMDLLTADGSVRTLTPEGPEKNLFWATVGGIGLTGIVVRATIRMKRTETAYFVVDADRTASLDETLELFTNGSDLRYDYSMAVPDLISRDGKLGRATFSRGSLATVDQLPDKLKADPLKFDAPQLMTLPDVFPNGLGNKLTFGTINALWQRTVPKKGARGKIQNLTQFYHPLDMLGEWNRAYGSRGFLQYQFSVPFGREDALKSLCRRIANSGHYSFLNVVKRMGEANPAPLSWPSPGWMLSVDFPVKQGLAEFCDELDAEVLAAGGRLYTAKDSRTSPETFHRMYPRLNEWRKVRDAVDPDRIFISDMARRLEL; the protein is encoded by the coding sequence GTGAGCACCGAACGGCGGACACTGACCGGATGGGGCCGCACGGCGCCGACCACGGCCGACGTCCTGAGCACGCCCGATGTGGACGTCATCGCCCGCGCTGTCACCGAGGCCGGTGGGCGCGGCGTGATCGCCAGAGGACTGGGTCGGTCCTACGGTGACCCGGCGCAGAACGCCGGCGGTCTAGTGATCGACATGACGGCGCTCGACCGCATCCACTCGATCGACCCCGACAGCGCCGAGGTGGACGTCGACGCGGGCGTGAGCCTCGACGCGCTGATGCGCGCCGCGTTGCCGTACGGGCTGTGGGTGCCGGTGCTCCCGGGCACGCGCCAGGTCACCATCGGCGGTGCCATCGCCAACGACATCCACGGCAAGAACCACCACAGCGCGGGCAGCTTCGGCAACCACGTCGTCTCGATGGACCTGCTCACGGCCGACGGTTCGGTGCGCACCCTGACCCCGGAGGGCCCGGAGAAGAACCTGTTCTGGGCCACCGTCGGCGGTATCGGGCTCACCGGCATCGTGGTCCGCGCCACCATCCGGATGAAGCGGACCGAGACGGCGTACTTCGTGGTGGACGCCGACCGCACGGCGAGCCTCGACGAGACCCTGGAGCTGTTCACCAACGGCTCCGACCTGCGCTACGACTACTCGATGGCCGTTCCGGACCTGATCTCGCGGGACGGCAAGCTCGGCCGCGCCACGTTCTCGCGCGGCTCGCTGGCCACCGTCGACCAGCTTCCCGACAAGCTGAAGGCCGATCCGCTCAAGTTCGACGCGCCGCAGTTGATGACGCTGCCCGACGTCTTCCCGAACGGTCTGGGCAACAAGCTGACGTTCGGCACCATCAACGCGCTGTGGCAGCGGACCGTGCCCAAGAAGGGGGCGCGCGGGAAGATCCAGAACCTGACGCAGTTCTACCACCCGCTCGACATGCTGGGCGAGTGGAACCGCGCCTACGGTTCCCGTGGCTTCCTCCAGTACCAGTTCTCGGTGCCGTTCGGGCGGGAGGACGCACTGAAGTCGCTGTGCCGCCGCATCGCGAACTCGGGCCACTACTCGTTCCTCAACGTCGTCAAGCGGATGGGTGAGGCGAACCCCGCGCCGTTGTCGTGGCCGTCGCCGGGGTGGATGCTCAGTGTGGACTTCCCGGTGAAGCAGGGGCTCGCCGAGTTCTGCGACGAGCTCGACGCCGAGGTGCTGGCCGCGGGCGGCCGCCTCTACACGGCCAAGGACTCACGGACCTCGCCGGAGACGTTCCATCGCATGTATCCGCGGCTGAACGAGTGGCGCAAGGTCCGCGACGCCGTGGATCCCGACCGCATCTTCATCTCCGACATGGCCAGGAGGCTCGAACTGTGA
- the glf gene encoding UDP-galactopyranose mutase yields MRVGSLSLVSADTNTTDITNGAYTGFDLVVVGSGFFGLTVAERAASQLDKRVLVLERREHIGGNAYSEPEPETGIEVHRYGAHLFHTSNKRVWDYVNQFTEFTGYQHRVFAKYQGQVYTFPMNLHLINQFFGKSHSPDEARDLIAEQASEIDTKDAKNLEEKAVSLIGRPLYEAFVKGYTAKQWQTDPKELSPSIITRLPVRYNFNNRYFNDTYEGLPVDGYTAWLERMADHPNIEVRTNVDYFEVRDAIPEGTPTVYTGPLDRYFGYSEGKLGWRTLDFEQEVVPTGDYQGTAVMNYNDIDVPYTRIHEFRHFHPEREYPTDKTVIVREYSRFAEDDDEPYYPINTPENRDKLERYRELAKKEAAERGVLFGGRLGTYKYLDMHMAIGSALSMFDNKIAPHLTDGAPLDGSIDA; encoded by the coding sequence CCGTGGCCGAACGCGCCGCCAGCCAGCTCGACAAGCGCGTGCTGGTGCTGGAACGGCGTGAGCACATCGGCGGCAACGCCTACTCGGAGCCCGAACCCGAGACCGGCATCGAGGTGCACCGCTACGGCGCCCACCTGTTCCACACGTCGAACAAGCGGGTCTGGGACTACGTCAACCAGTTCACCGAGTTCACGGGCTACCAGCACCGCGTGTTCGCGAAGTACCAGGGGCAGGTCTACACGTTCCCGATGAACCTGCACCTGATCAACCAATTCTTCGGCAAGTCCCACTCGCCCGACGAGGCCCGCGACCTGATCGCCGAACAGGCCAGCGAGATCGACACCAAGGACGCCAAGAACCTGGAGGAGAAGGCCGTCTCCCTCATCGGGCGTCCGCTGTACGAGGCGTTCGTCAAGGGGTACACGGCCAAGCAGTGGCAGACCGACCCGAAGGAACTCTCGCCTTCGATCATCACGCGGCTGCCGGTTCGCTACAACTTCAACAACCGGTACTTCAACGACACCTACGAGGGCCTGCCCGTCGACGGCTACACCGCGTGGCTGGAGAGGATGGCCGACCACCCGAACATCGAGGTTCGCACGAACGTCGACTACTTCGAGGTGCGCGACGCGATCCCGGAGGGCACGCCGACGGTCTACACCGGGCCGCTCGACCGGTACTTCGGTTACTCGGAGGGCAAGCTCGGCTGGCGCACGCTGGACTTCGAGCAGGAGGTCGTGCCCACAGGTGACTACCAGGGCACGGCGGTCATGAACTACAACGACATCGACGTGCCGTACACCCGGATCCACGAGTTCCGGCACTTCCACCCCGAGCGCGAGTACCCGACCGACAAGACGGTGATCGTGCGGGAGTACTCGCGGTTCGCCGAGGACGACGACGAGCCGTACTACCCGATCAACACGCCCGAGAACAGGGACAAGCTGGAGCGTTACCGCGAGCTGGCGAAGAAGGAGGCGGCGGAACGAGGCGTCCTCTTCGGTGGCCGTCTCGGCACGTACAAGTACCTGGACATGCACATGGCCATCGGGTCGGCGCTGTCGATGTTCGACAACAAGATCGCGCCGCACCTGACCGACGGCGCTCCGCTCGACGGGTCGATCGATGCTTGA
- a CDS encoding phosphatase PAP2 family protein, translating into MLEKRPDDRAVGEEIPRPSGELAVLAGVQRAIARPAVVKAARGLSHFGEHSAGWFALGLVGAAVDSRRRREWLTAAAGAVGAHATSIAVKRVVRRRRPEHPAVTVGVGTPSRLSFPSSHATSTTAAAVLYSGLVGRNLVPALVPPMLVSRLVLGVHYPTDVLAGAALGGAVGGILRRRLTSRKRTRR; encoded by the coding sequence ATGCTTGAGAAGCGACCCGACGACAGGGCCGTGGGAGAGGAGATCCCACGGCCCTCGGGGGAGCTCGCCGTCCTGGCGGGCGTGCAACGGGCGATCGCCCGCCCCGCCGTCGTGAAGGCGGCGCGCGGGTTGTCGCACTTCGGCGAGCACAGTGCGGGCTGGTTCGCGCTGGGGCTCGTGGGCGCCGCCGTGGACTCGCGGCGGCGCAGGGAGTGGCTCACGGCGGCGGCGGGGGCCGTCGGCGCGCACGCGACCTCGATCGCGGTCAAGAGGGTCGTGCGCAGGCGGCGGCCGGAGCACCCGGCCGTCACCGTGGGTGTCGGTACCCCCAGCCGGTTGAGTTTCCCTTCGTCACACGCCACGTCGACCACGGCGGCCGCTGTGCTGTACTCGGGGTTGGTGGGGCGTAACCTCGTGCCCGCCCTCGTGCCGCCGATGCTCGTCTCTCGTCTCGTGCTCGGCGTGCACTATCCGACCGACGTACTCGCCGGCGCCGCCCTGGGTGGTGCCGTCGGCGGCATCCTGCGCCGCAGGCTGACCTCACGGAAGCGGACACGACGATGA
- a CDS encoding arabinosyltransferase domain-containing protein yields MTFRIWLITICGVLSTVTAGLFVLAPVETRTTVYEWPDAQVGNRTLPLLPYEPHRMDATFRCTDVHTLGEGLLLSTTAPREVPVANHVGGGLTVDVAAGAVTVRVGDLRLITSRAGRDCEWSVSSDPRGTVVSVDGEQVAHTENTPVVTGMFTEASGQTGLRVTVVPDTRFESTPGPARVALAVLALASAAAMFVLVLRARSARTARTRRVRMLPRGWWSPRGPDAVVAGALAGWLVVGAPTVDDGYILTMLKAAGDGDFVGNYFRWFNAPEAPFSWFYELYRIVTEVDDAAVWWLRLPSVLLGFLLWLLVDRLLLPRLVRRPSGLARYGAAGAFALWYVQFGVGLRPEPWVMLGTVVVFLLVERAVATRSAAALAAAVVAAALTVAVTPTGVVALAPFLAAAGGLGRLLRLHGAVLAPVVLGAAAVPLLVMFADQSLAAVLHSTDVRTAIGPSYGVFDEPRRYEDVLDPVQGGLNRRMPLVLLWLSILVLSLLLATRRARGLATRPTRRAVLVAVLFFVALAFTPTKYTHHFGAIGGIATVLFAAVVHTVRSGALRRPAEWSLFVTAVAATAAYALSAPLRWWFVADLGVPWSREQPDVGGVDLADLVLLGGLSLAAAGLLGAAVGRPRRLPSAAWLLPLLAVGTVVLELVSLAYPLHSRAGTYSLARSTVASFSGGCGIEDWLDVEPDVRMGLLRPEPGGEAAHGFRRNAGYPDHTPPPAPYGTDAAPVWGSDGAAATGSWTGPWYPLPAHATARGAPPLVVPLAGRGEVSATVQFAGRDGTVDREVRLRLGDGSWREARLAPRDSERIRIVAVDRGDGWLAVGTPRLPHVVPVTEYVPASRPVALDWVDAFFLPCRQPASVAHGVTQPVTHLFAAGPDSRWLTGMSYSTDAGGPYAPLLDVAKLVPVPTYLRGDRLREEISVFRFDYVAPPLDGVAR; encoded by the coding sequence GTGACCTTCCGTATTTGGTTGATCACGATATGCGGCGTGCTGTCCACGGTGACAGCCGGGCTGTTCGTGCTCGCGCCCGTGGAAACGCGCACGACGGTGTACGAGTGGCCGGACGCACAGGTGGGGAACAGGACTCTGCCGCTTCTTCCGTACGAACCACACCGAATGGACGCCACGTTCCGCTGCACGGACGTGCACACGCTCGGTGAGGGCCTGCTGCTGTCTACCACGGCACCACGTGAAGTGCCTGTTGCGAACCACGTCGGCGGTGGGCTCACCGTCGACGTCGCCGCCGGTGCCGTCACGGTCCGGGTCGGAGACCTGCGGTTGATCACCTCCAGGGCGGGCCGCGACTGCGAGTGGTCCGTCTCGTCCGACCCGCGCGGCACCGTCGTGTCGGTCGACGGCGAGCAGGTGGCACACACCGAGAACACGCCTGTGGTGACGGGGATGTTCACCGAGGCTTCCGGCCAAACCGGTCTGCGGGTGACAGTGGTGCCGGACACGAGGTTCGAGAGCACTCCAGGCCCGGCACGTGTCGCACTGGCCGTCTTGGCGCTGGCGTCGGCGGCCGCGATGTTCGTACTGGTGCTTCGAGCCCGGTCGGCACGGACCGCACGGACCCGCCGGGTGCGGATGCTGCCACGTGGCTGGTGGAGCCCCCGTGGCCCCGACGCCGTCGTGGCCGGAGCGCTGGCGGGCTGGCTCGTGGTCGGTGCGCCCACGGTGGACGACGGCTACATCCTCACCATGCTGAAGGCCGCGGGCGACGGTGACTTCGTCGGCAACTACTTCCGCTGGTTCAACGCGCCGGAGGCGCCGTTCAGCTGGTTCTACGAGCTGTACCGGATCGTCACCGAGGTCGACGACGCCGCCGTGTGGTGGCTTCGCCTGCCCTCCGTCCTCCTCGGGTTTTTGCTGTGGCTGCTCGTCGACCGGCTCCTGCTTCCCCGGCTGGTCCGCCGACCGAGCGGGCTGGCGCGGTACGGCGCGGCGGGAGCGTTCGCACTCTGGTACGTCCAGTTCGGGGTGGGCCTGCGTCCCGAACCGTGGGTGATGCTCGGCACCGTCGTGGTGTTCCTCCTCGTGGAGCGCGCCGTCGCCACGCGAAGCGCCGCCGCGCTGGCCGCGGCCGTCGTGGCGGCGGCACTGACCGTCGCTGTCACCCCCACCGGTGTGGTGGCTCTCGCGCCGTTCCTGGCCGCCGCGGGCGGCCTCGGGCGGCTGCTACGGCTCCACGGCGCGGTGCTGGCGCCCGTCGTGCTGGGTGCGGCGGCCGTCCCGCTTCTGGTGATGTTCGCCGACCAGTCACTGGCGGCGGTGCTGCACTCCACGGACGTGCGCACCGCGATCGGCCCCTCCTACGGAGTGTTCGACGAGCCGAGGCGCTACGAGGACGTGCTCGATCCGGTTCAGGGCGGCCTCAACCGCCGGATGCCGCTGGTGCTGCTGTGGCTGTCGATACTCGTGCTCTCGCTGCTGCTCGCCACCCGTCGCGCGCGCGGGCTCGCGACCCGCCCCACCCGACGAGCGGTGCTGGTCGCGGTGCTGTTCTTCGTCGCCCTGGCGTTCACCCCCACCAAGTACACGCACCACTTCGGCGCCATCGGCGGCATCGCCACGGTGTTGTTCGCCGCCGTGGTGCACACCGTGCGTTCGGGCGCGCTACGGCGGCCCGCGGAGTGGTCGCTGTTCGTCACCGCCGTGGCCGCGACGGCGGCCTACGCACTCAGCGCGCCGTTGCGCTGGTGGTTCGTCGCCGACCTCGGGGTGCCGTGGTCGCGGGAACAGCCGGACGTGGGCGGCGTCGACCTCGCCGACCTCGTGCTCCTCGGCGGACTGTCGCTGGCCGCGGCGGGCCTGCTCGGCGCAGCCGTCGGCAGGCCGCGCCGACTGCCGTCGGCTGCCTGGCTGCTGCCCCTCCTCGCGGTGGGCACCGTGGTGCTCGAACTCGTGTCACTGGCCTACCCGCTGCACTCCCGTGCCGGCACCTACAGCCTCGCGCGCTCCACGGTGGCGTCGTTCTCCGGAGGCTGCGGTATCGAGGACTGGCTCGACGTGGAACCCGACGTGCGGATGGGCCTGCTGCGGCCCGAGCCCGGCGGAGAGGCGGCACACGGTTTCCGGCGCAACGCGGGCTATCCCGACCACACTCCGCCACCCGCTCCCTACGGCACGGACGCGGCGCCGGTGTGGGGCAGCGACGGGGCCGCCGCCACGGGCTCGTGGACCGGCCCGTGGTATCCACTGCCCGCCCATGCGACCGCCCGCGGCGCACCACCACTCGTCGTGCCCCTCGCCGGGCGCGGCGAGGTGTCGGCGACAGTGCAGTTCGCGGGCCGCGACGGCACCGTCGACCGCGAGGTGCGCCTCCGGCTGGGCGACGGCTCGTGGCGCGAGGCACGGCTCGCTCCCAGGGACTCCGAGCGCATCCGGATCGTGGCCGTCGACCGGGGTGACGGGTGGCTCGCGGTGGGCACTCCCCGGCTGCCTCACGTCGTGCCGGTCACCGAGTACGTGCCCGCCTCCCGGCCCGTCGCGCTCGACTGGGTGGACGCCTTCTTCCTGCCGTGCAGGCAGCCGGCCTCCGTCGCCCACGGCGTCACACAGCCGGTGACCCACCTGTTCGCAGCGGGCCCGGACAGCCGCTGGCTCACCGGCATGTCCTACTCCACGGACGCGGGCGGGCCCTACGCCCCGCTGCTGGACGTCGCGAAGCTCGTGCCGGTGCCCACGTACCTGCGCGGGGACAGGCTGCGAGAGGAGATCAGTGTGTTCCGGTTCGACTACGTGGCACCGCCGTTGGACGGCGTGGCGAGGTGA
- a CDS encoding GtrA family protein yields MVATDSQASGTESAARTTSPGLLAQISRFVLIGGFCALVDSGLYWLLLQAGAWVHLAKALSFIAGTTTAYFLNRRFTFTAAQKGGAGQLGGFVLLYTVTFFVNVGTNALALHLLPDLRWRLAIAWIVAQGTATTINFIMLKWVVFREPRP; encoded by the coding sequence ATGGTGGCAACGGATTCGCAGGCGAGCGGGACCGAGAGCGCGGCGCGCACGACGTCGCCCGGCCTGCTGGCCCAGATCTCGCGGTTCGTCCTCATCGGCGGCTTCTGCGCACTCGTGGACTCCGGTCTGTACTGGCTGCTGCTCCAGGCGGGCGCGTGGGTCCACCTCGCCAAGGCCCTGAGTTTCATCGCGGGCACCACTACGGCGTATTTCCTTAACAGGCGTTTTACCTTTACTGCGGCACAAAAGGGCGGAGCCGGGCAGCTGGGTGGTTTTGTGCTGCTCTACACGGTGACGTTCTTCGTCAATGTGGGTACGAATGCACTGGCCCTGCACCTGCTCCCGGACCTGCGGTGGCGGCTGGCGATCGCCTGGATCGTCGCGCAGGGCACAGCCACCACCATCAATTTCATCATGCTGAAGTGGGTTGTGTTCAGGGAACCGCGCCCCTGA
- a CDS encoding decaprenyl-phosphate phosphoribosyltransferase, translated as MSETTERADVKGGASTRRGPIPTLFGVVRTARPRQWVKNVLVFAAPFTAGQITNVGVLVDAAVAFVAFSLVASSVYLVNDAVDVEADRAHPTKRNRPIAAGVVPIPLAYASAALFFGAGIGVSFLADWRLLIVLVVYEAVQLGYCFGLKHQPVIDLVIVGSGFLMRLIAGGVATGISLSQWFLLVTAFGSLFMVAGKRFAEVMLYERTGAKIRSSLKKYSGSYLRFVWATSAAILIMTYCLWAFEQQHRVPGTVWSVISIVPFVIAVLRYAVDVDGGNAGEPEEIALRDRVLQVLGASWVVTLACSYYL; from the coding sequence ATGAGTGAGACGACCGAGCGTGCCGACGTCAAGGGCGGTGCCTCCACCCGGAGGGGACCGATCCCGACCCTGTTCGGCGTGGTCCGGACAGCCCGGCCACGGCAGTGGGTGAAGAACGTCCTCGTCTTCGCGGCGCCGTTCACCGCGGGACAGATCACCAACGTCGGCGTGCTCGTCGACGCCGCGGTGGCGTTCGTGGCGTTCTCGCTCGTTGCCAGCTCGGTCTATCTCGTCAACGACGCGGTGGACGTCGAGGCGGATCGCGCGCATCCCACCAAGCGCAACCGCCCGATCGCCGCGGGTGTGGTGCCGATCCCCCTCGCGTACGCCTCCGCGGCGTTGTTCTTCGGGGCGGGCATCGGCGTCAGTTTCCTCGCCGACTGGCGGTTGTTGATCGTGCTCGTCGTGTACGAGGCGGTCCAACTCGGTTACTGCTTCGGTCTGAAACACCAGCCGGTGATCGACCTGGTGATCGTCGGATCCGGTTTCCTGATGCGTCTGATCGCGGGTGGTGTCGCCACCGGCATCAGCCTGTCACAGTGGTTCCTGCTGGTCACCGCGTTCGGCTCGTTGTTCATGGTGGCGGGCAAGCGCTTCGCCGAGGTGATGCTCTACGAGCGCACCGGGGCGAAGATCCGGTCGTCGTTGAAGAAGTACTCGGGTAGCTACCTGCGCTTCGTGTGGGCGACGTCGGCGGCGATACTGATCATGACGTACTGCCTGTGGGCGTTCGAGCAGCAGCATCGGGTGCCGGGCACCGTGTGGAGCGTCATCTCCATCGTGCCGTTCGTGATCGCGGTGCTGCGCTACGCCGTCGACGTCGACGGCGGCAACGCGGGTGAGCCGGAGGAGATCGCGTTGCGTGACCGCGTGCTCCAGGTGCTCGGCGCGAGCTGGGTCGTCACGCTGGCCTGCTCGTACTACCTCTGA